In one Streptomyces sp. NBC_01288 genomic region, the following are encoded:
- a CDS encoding WhiB family transcriptional regulator, whose translation MDWRHNAVCREEDPELFFPIGNTGPALLQIEEAKAVCRRCPVMDQCLQWALESGQDSGVWGGLSEDERRAMKRRAARNRARQASA comes from the coding sequence TCACAACGCCGTTTGCCGCGAGGAAGACCCCGAGCTCTTCTTCCCCATCGGCAACACCGGTCCTGCGCTGCTGCAGATCGAGGAAGCCAAGGCCGTCTGCCGTCGCTGTCCCGTTATGGACCAGTGTCTGCAGTGGGCGCTCGAGTCCGGCCAGGACTCCGGCGTCTGGGGTGGTCTCAGCGAGGACGAGCGCCGCGCCATGAAGCGCCGCGCCGCTCGCAACCGTGCCCGTCAGGCCTCCGCCTGA